The Medicago truncatula cultivar Jemalong A17 chromosome 4, MtrunA17r5.0-ANR, whole genome shotgun sequence genome includes a region encoding these proteins:
- the LOC25494213 gene encoding uncharacterized protein, which translates to MGTMLGDATNWNEDSYREAVLKEREIQTQTVFRTAWAPSQSQPQSLFVASSDGSIASYSLPSTITASKLKNPFGFVNAYADDLLAEPDCLFQAHHGSAYDVKFYGDDENALLLSCGDDGRIQGWRWKELTSFKYTISSEGNDIKPVLDVVNPQHKGPWGSLSPLPENNAIAVNTQAGSVFAASGDSCAYCWDVETGKLKTVFKGHSDYLHCIVARNSSNQIITGSEDGTTRIWDCKSGKCIQVIDPAKHLKLKGPISWVGSVALDASESWLACSSGRNISLWNLPAAECTLNFSTRASVQDLLFDSNQILTVGADPILNRFDMNGLRCSSISLFYLLTSSRGYCRWWLRMSCGCNLAIWQPHVHISMPMCLARFAIYSCSQEPKAQKIFPAQCITRSFRFIIVDLAVDKIIIYFPKVPYVHLTIIDAGDGLGSANVTPLCCGGWLSSFKPFLNHDLQIMAGLAPEGSQFDAGKFDQKMNDLIAADGDEFWTSYDEVYDSFDAMGLAENLLRGIYAYGFEKPSAIQQRGIVPFCKGLDVIQQAQSGTGKTATFCSGVLQQLDYNVTQCQALVLAPTRELAQQIEKVMRALGDYLGVKVHACVGGTSVREDQRILSTGVHVVVGTPGRVFDMLRRQSLHPDYIKMFVLDEADEMLSRGFKDQIYDIFQLLPGKIQVGVFSATMPPEALEITRKFMNKPVRILVKRDELTLEGIKQFYVNVEKEEWKLDTLCDLYETLAITQSVIFVNTRRKVDWLTDKMRSRDHTVSATHGDMDQNTRDIIMREFRSGSSRVLITTDLLARGIDVQQVSLVINFDLPTQPENYLHRIGRSGRFGRKGVAINFVTKEDEGMLRDIQKFYNVLVEELPSNVAELL; encoded by the exons ATGGGTACAATGTTGGGTGACGCCACGAACTGGAACGAAGATTCGTACAGAGAAGCCGTattgaaagaaagagagattCAAACACAAACTGTTTTCAGAACAGCTTGGGCTCCTTCTCAATCTCAACCTCAATCTCTCTTCGTTGCTTCCAGTGATGGTTCCATCGCTTCTTACTCTCTCCCTTCCACCATCACCGCTTCTAAGCTCAAAAAT CCATTTGGTTTTGTTAATGCTTATGCGGATGA TTTATTGGCTGAGCCAGATTGCTTATTTCAAGCGCATCATGGGTCTGCTTATGATGTCAAATTCTATGGTGATGATGAAAATGCTCTCTTGCTCAG TTGTGGTGATGATGGGCGGATTCAAGGATGGAGATGGAAGGAACTTACAAGCTTCAAGTATACTATTTCTTCAGAAG GAAATGATATCAAGCCCGTCCTTGATGTGGTAAATCCTCAACACAA AGGTCCTTGGGGTTCACTTTCACCTCTCCCTGAGAATAATGCTATTGCTGTAAATACTCAG GCGGGGTCTGTTTTCGCTGCGTCCGGTGATTCTTGTGCATATTGTTGGGATGTG GAAACTGGTAAATTAAAAACGGTATTCAAGGGACACTCTGATTACTTGCATTGTATTGTTGCTCGCAACTCATCCAATCAG ATCATAACCGGTTCAGAGGATGGGACAACACGAATTTGGG ATTGCAAGAGTGGAAAGTGTATCCAAGTGATTGATCCAGCAAAACATTTGAAGTTAAAAGGACCTATTTCATGGGTTGGCTCTGTTGCTTTAGATGCAAGTGAGAGCTGGTTG GCTTGCAGTAGTGGACGTAATATATCACTTTGGAACCTTCCTGCTGCAGAGTGCACGTTAAATTTTTCCACTCGAGCTTCTGTACAGGATCTGTTATTCGACAGTAATCAA ATTCTGACAGTTGGTGCAGATCCTATACTCAATCGCTTTGACATGAACGGACTACGTTGCTCCTCCATCAGCCTTTTCTATCTCCTTACATCCAGCAGGG GTTATTGCCGTTGGTGGCTACGGATGTCTTGTGGATGTAATCTCGCAATTTGGCAGCCACATGTGCACATTTCGATGCCAATGTGTTTAGCTAGGTTCGCAATATATAGTTGTAGTCAAGAGCCAAAAGCCCAAAAAATATTCCCAGCTCAATGTATAACAAGATCATTTAgatttataattgttgatttggCAGTAGATAAAATAATTATCTATTTCCCTAAGGTACCCTAT GTACATTTAACCATCATAGATGCAGGCGATGGTTTGGGAAGTGCCAATGTTACACCTTTATGTTGTGGTGGCTGGCTTTCATCATTTAAGCCATTTCTCAACCATGATCTACAAA TTATGGCTGGACTTGCACCCGAGGGGTCACAATTCGATGCTGGgaaatttgatcaaaaaatgAATGACTT GATTGCAGCTGATGGAGATGAGTTCTGGACTTCTTACGATGAGGTTTATGATAGTTTTGATGCTATGGGTTTGGCAGAGAATCTCCTCAGGGGAATTTATGCATATG GTTTTGAAAAGCCATCTGCCATTCAGCAAAGGGGCATAGTTCCCTTCTGCAAGGGACTTGATGTTATTCAACAGGCTCAGTCTGGAACCGGGAAAACAGCAACTTTCTGCTCTGGTGTTCTCCAGCAACTTGATTACAATGTGACTCAGTGCCAGGCCTTGGTTTTAGCTCCAACTCGTGAACTCGCTCAGCAGATTGAGAAGGTTATGCGTGCGCTTGGAGACTATCTAGGTGTTAAGGTGCATGCTTGTGTTGGAGGTACAAGTGTTCGTGAAGACCAACGTATTCTATCAACTGGTGTTCATGTTGTGGTTGGTACTCCTGGTCGTGTGTTTGATATGCTGCGCAGACAGTCTCTTCACCCAGATTACATCAAGATGTTTGTGTTGGATGAGGCTGATGAAATGCTTTCTCGAGGTTTCAAAGATCAG ATCTATGATATCTTTCAGCTGCTGCCGGGTAAGATTCAAGTAGGAGTTTTCTCTGCTACAATGCCTCCTGAGGCACTTGAGATCACAAGGAAGTTTATGAACAAACCTGTGAGGATCCTTGTGAAGCGTGATGAGCTCACCTTAGAGGGTATTAAGCAGTTTTATGTCAATGTTGAGAAAGAGGAGTGGAAGCTGGACACACTCTGTGATCTTTATGAGACATTAGCCATCACTCAGAGTGTCATTTTTGTGAACACCAGGAGGAAAGTTGATTGGTTGACTGACAAAATGCGAAGCCGAGACCATACAGTCTCAGCTACTCACGGAGACATGGATCAAAATACCAGGGACATTATTATGCGTGAATTCCGTTCTGGGTCTTCTCGTGTTTTAATAACTACCGATCTGTTGGCTCGTGGTATTGATGTCCAACAAGTGTCTCTGGTTATAAATTTTGATCTCCCTACGCAGCCTGAGAACTATCTCCATCGTATTGGTCGTAGTGGAAGGTTTGGTAGAAAAGGTGTTGCCATTAACTTTGTCACGAAGGAAGATGAAGGAATGCTGCGAGATATCCAGAAGTTTTACAATGTGTTAGTTGAGGAGCTGCCATCAAATGTTGCTGAGCTTCTCTGA
- the LOC25494214 gene encoding uncharacterized protein — protein MEFKYRAIDNINPSTTPPRSLPSATANQAVGSYPPPWPPLLYSHWGSVRGVNLDNLSNTLHMTRPLSHEQFPHLAATMPPPIEGHRKGTSRSTVSDVNGYKDASARKRSRDDELTVVRDRKVRITEDASLYALCRSWLRNGLNDESQPPQHKGVTLALPKPSPASMMVKCTLNNKKDNENDKDEQEEDEKSVEHLSTQDLLKGHIKRAKRVSTHLREERLKRIARYRSRLRLLVLLPTSTV, from the exons ATGGAGTTCAAATATCGTGCTATCGACAACATCAATCCATCAACCACGCCGCCGCGTTCTCTTCCAA GTGCTACCGCAAATCAAGCTGTTGGCAGTTATCCACCACCTTGGCCACCACTTTTGTATTCTCACTGGGGCAGTGTTCGTGGTGTGAATTTGGATAACTTAAGTAACACCTTGCATATGACTAGACCCCTCTCTCATGAGCAGTTCCCTCATCTTGCTGCTACTATGCCTCCACCTATTGAAGGACACCGCAAGGGTACTAGTAGATCAACAGTTTCAGATGTCAATGGCTATAAAGATGCAAGTGCGAGGAAAAGAAGCAGAGATGATGAACTCACTGTTGTCCGAGACCGAAAAGTCAGAATAACCGAGGATGCTTCTCTTTATGCACTTTGTAGATCATGGTTGAGAAATGGCTTAAATGATGAAAGCCAGCCACCACAACATAAAGGTGTAACATTGGCACTTCCCAAACCATCGCCTGCATCTATGATGGTTAAATGTACCTTGAACAACAAGAAAGATAATGAAAATGACAAAGATGAACAAGAAGAGGATGAGAAGTCTGTTGAACATTTATCAACACAAGATCTATTAAAGGGACATATTAAACGTGCAAAAAGGGTTAGTACACATTTAAGGGAAGAACGATTGAAGCGCATTGCAAGATACAGAAGTAGGCTTAGGCTTTTGGTTCTTCTACCGACCTCAACAGTATAG